In Capsicum annuum cultivar UCD-10X-F1 chromosome 11, UCD10Xv1.1, whole genome shotgun sequence, one genomic interval encodes:
- the LOC107848229 gene encoding uncharacterized protein LOC107848229 translates to MGDCLVVQTDRLVKPNGAEVEPSLSIVVDEKGDEEVPLIGKAECRICQEEDSLDKLESPCACSGSLKYTHRTCVQHWCNEKGDITCEICHQQYQPGYTVPPRTVAEETIIDIGGGWQISGTPLDLHDPRVLAIAEAEHQLLEAEYEDYNSANASGAAFCRSAALILMALLLLRHALPMTDTDGDDDDPTAFFSLFLLRAVGFLLPCYIMLWAISILQQRRQREEAAALAATQFAVVVHSGQPRGLQFTIASAAPATPAASASVDHV, encoded by the exons ATGGGAGATTGTTTGGTGGTGCAAACGGATCGGCTTGTGAAGCCTAATGGAGCCGAGGTGGAACCTTCATTGTCAATAGTTGTAGATGAGAAGGGTGATGAGGAGGTGCCACTAATTGGTAAAGCAGAGTGCAGGATTTGCCAGGAGGAAGATTCTTTGGACAAGTTGGAGAGCCCGTGTGCTTGCAGTGGAAGTCTCAAG TACACACACCGAACATGTGTTCAACACTGGTGCAATGAGAAGGGGGATATTACTTGTGAGATTTGCCATCAG CAATACCAGCCTGGTTACACTGTTCCTCCGCGAACTGTGGCTGAGGAGACAATTATTGATATTGG GGGAGGATGGCAAATCTCTGGTACTCCTTTGGATTTACATGATCCTCGTGTCTTGGCAATTGCAGAGGCTGAACATCAACTCTTGGAAGCTGAATATGAGGATTACAATTCTGCAAATGCAAGTGGCGCGGCATTCTGCCGATCCGCTGCTTTAATT TTAATGGCTCTTCTACTCTTGCGCCATGCATTACCAATGACAGATACGGATGGAGACGATGATGATCCAACTGCTTTCTTTTCT CTTTTCTTGCTTCGGGCAGTTGGCTTTCTTTTACCCTGCTACATCATGCTATGGGCCATCAGCATTTTGCAGCAACGCAGGCAAAGAGAG GAAGCTGCAGCATTGGCAGCAACACAATTTGCAGTCGTGGTACACTCTGGACAGCCGAGAGGTCTACAGTTTACCATAGCATCAGCTGCACCAGCTACACCAGCGGCGTCCGCTTCTGTGGACCACGTTTAA